In Oreochromis niloticus isolate F11D_XX linkage group LG18, O_niloticus_UMD_NMBU, whole genome shotgun sequence, one genomic interval encodes:
- the abhd4 gene encoding (Lyso)-N-acylphosphatidylethanolamine lipase, with product MDNPATIAPVQSDCETETSSAWSWWPSWRPTSMSLLKTTESKILACIQNDLWARFVTLQNQYRIWTLTITNKAVRKPVEQAPKTPLVMVHGFGGGVGLWIRNLDALSRSRPVYAFDLLGFGRSSRPPFPSDATKAEEQFVDSIEQWRQSVGLENMILLGHSLGGYLATSYAIQYPSRVSHLILVDPWGFPERPKVQNQQGQGTDVVKRPSPPRWVKAILAVVTLFNPLAVIRAAGPLGPGLVNRFRPDFKRKFEDLFDDDTMTQYIYHCNAQTPSGEVGFRAMTESLGWAKRPMLDRVHQLPASMPVTLLYGAQSWVDSSSGDRMAQIRNHSNTRVLLINEASHHVYADQPGEFNRVVENICKSVN from the exons ATGGATAACCCTGCGACCATAGCACCTGTGCAGAGCGATTGTGAAACAGA GACAAGTTCAGCTTGGAGCTGGTGGCCTTCTTGGCGCCCTACCTCCATGTCCCTTTTGAAGACAACTGAATCTAAGATTCTTGCCT GTATTCAGAACGATCTATGGGCCAGATTTGTGACCCTACAAAACCAGTACCGGATATGGACTCTGACCATCACCAACAAGGCGGTTCGCAAACCTGTAGAACAAG CGCCTAAGACTCCACTGGTGATGGTTCACGGCTTTGGAGGAGGGGTGGGTCTGTGGATCAGGAACCTAGACGCCCTGAGCCGGTCACGGCCCGTCTACGCGTTTGACCTCCTTGGTTTTGGCAGGAGTTCCAGGCCTCCCTTCCCTTCAGATGCTACCAAGGCAGAGGAGCAGTTTGTGGACTCCATTGAACAGTGGAGGCAGTCTGTAGGCCTGGAGAACATGATTCTGCTGGGACACAGCCTGGGGGGTTACCTGGCGACCTCCTATGCCATTCAGTATCCATCTAG AGTATCACACCTTATCCTGGTAGATCCCTGGGGTTTTCCAGAGCGACCAAAGGTCCAGAACCAGCAGGGCCAGGGGACAGATGTGGTGAAGAGGCCGTCCCCTCCCCGCTGGGTGAAGGCTATCCTAGCAGTCGTTACCCTCTTCAACCCACTTGCTGTGATTAGAGCAGCAGGACCGTTGG GTCCGGGCTTAGTGAACAGATTCCGTCCTGATTTCAAAAGGAAGTTTGAAGATCTGTTTGATGACGACACCATGACCCAGTACATCTACCACTGTAACGCACAAACACCAAG TGGAGAGGTGGGTTTCAGGGCCATGACGGAGTCCTTGGGATGGGCTAAGAGGCCGATGCTGGATCGGGTTCATCAGCTGCCCGCCTCCATGCCTGTCACTCTGCTGTATGGAGCACAGTCCTGGGTGGACAGCTCATCCGGAGACAGAATGGCTCAGATTAGGAATCACTCCAACACCAGAGTGCTG CTGATAAATGAAGCCTCCCATCACGTGTACGCTGATCAACCAGGGGAGTTCAACAGAGTTGTTGAAAATATTTGTAAATCTGTGAACTGA
- the tgm1l1 gene encoding protein-glutamine gamma-glutamyltransferase K produces MPGERLTVRTASEIGRFPGAAPPTRVELTIQNEGEKKQEEGGCLWWLRKMCPCCCKHPNATSYDITDKVEFTKLPTPAAVVDPPKPKPENGEAKETDEGKLSVCSVDLLSSKAGQNRQEHHTDLYHGDELILRRGQTFQIELELNRPFSTDTDKLYLELKTGPLPLVSKGTHVIIPLVEHLEDERWEAKIVEQNGNKIKLSINSPANAVIGLYGLTVTTSSLKGDATTTYTSSKNIVMLFNPWCEEDTVFLDNEGERKEYVLNDTGRIYYGTEKQIGARTWNFGQFHEGILEACLFIMEKSEMPPSGRGDPVNVVRVISAMINAQDDYGVLVGNWSGDYSDGVSPTAWSSSVEILRKYHSTNGTPVSYGQCWVFSGVTTTVLRCLGIPARSVTNFQSAHDTDVSLTTDVYLDENLEPINYLNRDSVWNFHVWNDCWMARPDLPPGNGGWQAVDATPQETSQGTFRCGPASVNAIRSGHVYLKHDTPFVFAEVNSDKIYWQRNLDGTFKQIYSEKKAVGHCISTKAVGSDKRADITSLYKHEEDSEEERIAVETASRYGSKPDVYSTPVAEDVSVEVKVDGEGPRMGADAQLKILVKNLSSQPRRATIHSQVAVMYYTGVLKGTIKKDEMPVELSPNEEKTIDWVLSYQQYQSQLVDQAAFMLTLCGRVTETKQVLANQTTFRLRTPDITIKPIGDAIVGKEMAAKITFTNPLPSTLKGVVFRVEGLGLQKGHEVVVGDVGAHSTVTVTEHFIPSQPGPRKLVVSLDCEQLSQVHGVADIVVLEQ; encoded by the exons ATGCCAGGTGAACGGTTAACAGTAAGAACTGCATCAGAGATTGGGCGATTCCCCGGAGCAGCCCCACCCACAAGGGTGGAGTTGACCATCCAGAATGAGGGTGAGAAGAAGCAGGAGGAGGGGGGCTGTCTATGGTGGCTCAGAAAGATGTGCCCGTGCTGCTGTAAGCACCCAAACGCCACCTCATATGATATCACAGATAAGGTGGAATTCACCAAACTCCCAACCCCTGCCGCCGTCGTAGATCCCCCCAAGCCGAAGCCCGAGAACGGAGAGGCAAAGGAAACAGATG AAGGGAAGCTGTCGGTGTGTTCGGTGGACCTATTGAGTTCCAAGGCAGGTCAGAACAGACAGGAGCATCACACTGACCTTTATCACGGGGATGAGCTGATCCTTCGCAGAGGCCAGACCTTCCAGATAGAGCTGGAGCTCAACAGGCCCTTCAGTACTGACACTGACAAGCTGTACCTGGAGCTGAAAACAG GTCCCCTGCCCTTGGTATCCAAAGGGACCCATGTCATCATTCCCCTGGTGGAGCACCTGGAAGACGAACGCTGGGAGGCCAAAATTGTAGAGCAGAACGGCAATAAGATCAAGCTGTCCATCAACTCTCCAGCCAACGCTGTGATCGGCCTTTACGGGCTCACTGTGACAACTTCTTCGCTCAAAGGCGACGCCACAACTACTTACACCTCCAGCAAGAACATCGTCATGCTCTTCAACCCTTGGTGTGAAG AGGACACAGTGTTCCTGGATAACGAGGGGGAAAGGAAGGAGTATGTGCTGAATGACACTGGGAGGATTTACTACGGAACGGAGAAACAAATCGGTGCTCGCACGTGGAATTTCGGACAG TTTCATGAGGGAATCCTGGAAGCATGTCTGTTTATCATGGAGAAGAGTGAAATGCCGCCATCTGGTCGAGGGGATCCGGTCAACGTGGTCAGGGTCATATCTGCCATG ATAAACGCTCAGGATGACTACGGTGTTCTAGTTGGAAACTGGTCAGGTGATTACTCTGATGGAGTCTCACCTACGGCGTGGAGCAGCAGCGTGGAGATCCTGAGGAAATACCACTCAACCAATGGAACGCCTGTGTCATATGGACAGTGCTGGGTCTTCTCTGGGGTCACTACAACAG TGCTGCGCTGCCTTGGCATTCCTGCCCGCAGTGTGACCAACTTCCAGTCAGCACATGATACTGACGTATCCCTCACTACAGATGTGTACCTTGATGAGAATTTGGAGCCAATCAACTACCTCAATAGAGACTCTGTTTG GAATTTCCATGTATGGAATGACTGCTGGATGGCCAGACCAGACTTACCTCCAGGTAATGGAGGCTGGCAGGCCGTAGACGCCACACCCCAGGAAACTAGCCAGGGCACCTTCCGCTGTGGCCCTGCCTCTGTGAACGCCATCCGCTCTGGCCATGTCTACCTTAAACATGACACGCCGTTTGTCTTTGCTGAG GTCAACAGTGACAAAATTTACTGGCAGAGAAACCTGGATGGCACATTTAAACAGATCTACAGTGAAAAGAAAGCTGTCGGCCACTGCATCAGCACCAAAGCGGTGGGCTCTGATAAGCGGGCAGATATCACATCCTTGTACAAACATGAAGAAG ATTCAGAGGAAGAACGCATTGCAGTGGAGACTGCAAGTCGCTATGGCAGCAAGCCAGATGTCTATTCCACACCAGTGGCAGAAGATGTGTCAGTGGAGGTAAAGGTGGATGGCGAGGGACCCAGGATGGGTGCTGATGCCCAGTTGAAAATTCTGGTGAAGAATCTAAGCTCACAGCCCCGCCGGGCAACAATCCACAGCCAGGTGGCTGTCATGTACTACACTGGAGTGCTGAAGGGCACCATCAAGAAGGACGAGATGCCTGTGGAGCTTTCGCCTAATGAAG AGAAAACCATTGACTGGGTCCTGTCCTACCAACAATACCAGAGCCAGCTGGTGGATCAAGCAGCCTTCATGCTAACCCTGTGTGGAAGAGTCACTGAAACGAAGCAAGTGCTAGCTAACCAGACAACTTTCAGGCTTCGCACACCTGACATCACTATCAAA CCTATTGGAGACGCCATTGTCGGTAAAGAGATGGCTGCCAAGATTACTTTCACCAACCCCCTGCCGTCTACACTGAAGGGAGTGGTGTTCAGAGTGGAGGGCCTGGGCCTTCAGAAGGGCCATGAGGTGGTCGTGGG TGACGTCGGCGCCCACTCCACAGTGACAGTGACAGAGCACTTCATCCCCTCCCAACCAGGACCCAGGAAGCTGGTGGTGTCCCTCGACTGTGAACAGCTCTCACAAGTGCATGGAGTGGCTGACATTGTTGTTCTTGAACAATGA
- the dad1 gene encoding dolichyl-diphosphooligosaccharide--protein glycosyltransferase subunit DAD1, translating into MSNSVISVISRFLDEYGTTTPNKLKVVDAYLLYILLTGALQFLYCLLVGTFPFNSFLSGFISCVGSFILAVCLRIQINPQNKGDFLSISPERAFADFLFAHTVLHLVVMNFIG; encoded by the exons ATGTCCAACTCAGTGATATCTGTTATTTCTCGGTTTCTGGACGAGTACGGCACCACGACGCCCAACAAACTCAAAGTGGTGGACGCATATCTGCTGTACATCTTGTTAACTGGAGCCCTGCAGTTCCTCTACTGTCTCCTCGTCGGCACCTTTCCATTCAATAGCTTTCTCTCGGGCTTCATCTCTTGCGTGGGCTCTTTTATTCTCGCAG tgtgtcTTCGTATCCAGATCAACCCACAGAACAAAGGAGATTTTCTGTCCATCTCCCCAGAGAGAGCCTTCGCCGACTTCCTGTTTGCTCACACCGTCCTCCATCTCGTTGTGATGAATTTCATTGGCTGA